The Paenibacillus amylolyticus genome contains the following window.
ATCAAGATTGCTGGTATGATACGGCGGTCATCTGGCATGGCTCACATATGAACATGTAATACATACCCTCACCATATTCCTCAACTTCGCCCCAATCCAGTTGTGCAACGGCCTTCATTCTCGCGGAACAGCATGGACATGTTGGATATTCGGCGTCCTGAACCCATCCCGGATGACCACCAACTTGAGATAGCGATGGTTCCATCGCCCACTCACTGCCATGGAACGCATGACGCGATGCATTCGCAATCCTAAACTGCCGGCCGACATCCGGTGCAAGTTCACCATAGTCTTCCAGGTCAATCTCATCCATTCCTACAGGCATCACGTTATGTGAACTCCATAACGGTTCCCCTGCTGCATCCAGCTCCATGTAAACCACACCATAACTGCTGCATATCACGCAAGTCTGGATTTGAAGTCGCTCGGCATGCCAAGACACGTCCCGCAATGCCGGATGCTTGACATCCATATTGATTAAGGTCGTTAATGCACCACCACACCATGGACAGCAATTGGTGCTCGGAATTAGCATCGAGAGCGAATCTCCGGTTATTGCTATGTTAGTTGCTTCACTCTCTTTTACTTTATAGAGTGAATAACTTGGGGTGGTGAATAATTCTCTGCGCTGCCCGTCTTTCGTCAGCTCCCAACCCGCTTCCGTGGTGTAATGCTCGGGTGCCACGTATAATTCGCTCGCCCAGGATGGCGGAGACTGTCTCCAATGCCGGAACTGCTGCACGACAGCATCATCCCCGATATGGGCGAGCATGAGCAATATGTGGTTCCGATTCTCATCATCGGTGTTCACCTGCTGCAACAGACGGTCTCGAACTTCAGGCGAGGCACTTTTAACCAAAATCGCAGGATAATAGATCTCCTGCTCCAGCAGCTCAGGAATTTCGGCGGTCAACGATATATCATGGTAGCAAACGAGGTATATCAGAATATCTTTGCCGGTATCTTCATCACCTTACGAATCCGTTGCATCGCGTAATCCTTCATCTGAACTTGTTGTTCTGCAGACAAGGACAGATATACCTGTTCCTTGGATTGTTCATAGGGCACATAACGAATTAGTGGATCGCGAACCTGAGGTTCGTGCATGATTTTCAAAACTTCGACCGGGTCTGTGATACCTGCATACACGTTCACGTCACGTCGATTCGCTTCAATGTATCTCTGGTGCTCCTCGCGCTCCATCTCCTGCTTGCATGGCATGCAATACCCACCTGTTCTGGCAGCCGTTGCTGGCAAAATGGTATTTGCACACCCCTCCCGTATACACGGAATTCGTTCTGTCATCTTCCAACCTCCTTCAACGATTGGCAATCGTTCAACTCATGTAACCCATGTCCCTTGATATGCATGGAAAACACGCCACAATGTGACGTGCTTGTCCCCCTAATATTTCAATACTGCCTGTCTCGATGCGGATCTGTAAAATACAGATCAGTGATGTCCCAACTGGTCCTTGGTGAATTCGTAAAAGGCTAGTGCATCCTCACTGTTGGCAAAGCCTGCCTGAGCCATTTTTTCACTGCCTCCACCTTTACCCTGGTAGGCTCCAAGATTTCCTTTGAAGAAAGGTCCACAAGCCCATTCGGGCGGTTGCCCGTTCTGTGCCAGAACCACTTTGGCCTCGGAGATACTGGCAAAGAGCACAAGACCTTCATGATCTGCCGTCAGCTTGGCAGCCAGGTTCTGCATATCCTTGAGCGATTTGTCTTCAAAGACCTGAGCAATCACCAGTCCTTGCCTAGCAGCCAGAAGTTGCTCTGCATAATAAGCATCATTGGTTGTTTTCACTGCATTCAGCTCGGTTTGCAGCTGTTTTTGCTCCAGCTCCATTTTCTCAATGCGCTCCAATAATTCGTCCTTGCTGGTCTTTAATTTAACCATAATGCTATTGAGCACCTGTTGTGTGGAGGTGAATTCATTCAGCGCCCTTGTTCCACATATGAAATAAATGCGGGTACCGCCCTTCACTTTTTCGGTCTTCAACAGTTTAATGATGCCGATCTCACCTGTCGCCGACACATGGGTTCCGCCGCAGGCGTTATATTCTACACCCTCGATCTCGACGATGCGAATGTCTTCCGTCACCGTAGGTTGCTTCACCAGCGGCAATTGGGCAGCCTCTTCTGCTGTGACCCAGGACGTGTTGATCCGAGCATTGCGATAGATCTGGCGATTCACTTCTTGTTCAATGGCGGTCAATTGATCTGCTCCCAGTTCAGCCGCTGCCACATCAATCGTGTCATACTCCGTACCGAGATGGAAACTGAGCGTCATCGCTTCAGCCAGTTTCAACGTCATCGCCGACAACAAATGCTGTCCGGTGTGCTGCTGCATATGATCGAATCTTCGCTCCCAATCCAGCTCACACTGTACCTCGTTCTGTTCAGGAGCGCGTTCCAGCTTATGCCATACTTCCCCATCTTCAATGTTCACATCCAGAACAGCGATGCCGCCAATATGTCCCAGATCGCAAGGTTGTCCGCCTCCATGCGGGTAAAAAGCAGTCTCCGCCAGCGTGATATATACGCCATCTTCCTTGTCCATTTTGCTTGTAATTGTTGTATGCCATTCTCTTGTATAAGCAGAGTCATAATAGATTTTTTGAGTCATTGAATTCATCCAGATCCCTTCTCGTTCATATACACACCACTTCTGTTGCTTCCGTCTAACATACAGTACTACGCTTCATGAAAATCCTTATATCTGCTCTCAAGCTTACACTATTTTACATTATCAAGCCAATAGCACTCGATTTATTAAACATGGTTATGTATTGATGACTCAAGCGTACAGAGAACAGGACATTCGGAAGGAATTTGGAGGCTGATTAGTTGATGCGAAGGGGAGCCAAGTCCGCTTTCTCTGACTTCCCCTTTTAGTTGTAGACAACTTTTTAAAGGCTCTTTGCGGTACTAAACACCCGTCACATGTCCCTAAGACTCCTACCACATCTCTGTATATCCTATAGATAATAATGACTCAGGAGCTTCTCATTGATCTCCACACTTTCCAACTTTGAAATGATGTCGCTTAATGCATTCTCTTCTATACTTTTGATTTTTTTCATTTTCTCAATGATAGAAGTTATACTAGTGGAGTTCTCATTTTTGTTATACATTATAGCCAAATTTCTTAAAATTTTTGAATCCGATTCAATTCCAGAATATATTGTTATAAGCTCGTCGGCATCGTGCAAATAATGATGTTCTTTCAAATAATTTAATCTATTCAACATCACACGCTTATGCTCCCACATAGTATGAAAGATTCGCGTATCAATCTTTTCCCTTAATGTACTAACTTGATGACTTAAATACTCAATAATATGATCATAGATAGATAATCCAAAGATCCAACCAGAAGGAGTGCTCATGGAACGATAATGATAAGATGAATTGAGACTGAATCTAAGCTCCTTCAAAGATCTAATAATTAATGTTAGATCAAAGTGATAGTTATGATCTTCGTTATAAGATAATAAACATACATATTCTCTATTTTTAGTTTTATCACAATGGTTAAAAGCTTCTAGAAACTCTTCAAAGCCTACCTCATATTCTCCGAATATAACATCTGAATTATAGCCTGATACATAAAATTTCAATGTCTCTTTGTTATAACCGAAAATTAACATTTCATGCGGCAAGGCATATTTTTTATACGCCTTTTTATGGGCAATATAACTTTCATCCACATACAGATGAATATATTGATTTTGATCAATAGAATCACAGATAAAGCTGATGATTCCACCCATATATTTTTCCAAGAAGCGTTGATTGATCTTTTGATACGTAATGAGAGGACAACTCATAAAGAAATCATACCAAGGCAAGTTAGATGTATAAAACGAAAAGAATTTCCCTTCCGGAAAGTTCCCAGCACATATCAATTGAATATAATTACTGTAAAACCAAGCTTCAGATTGTTTATGCTGCATTACAATGGAGAGTGGATAGGCATTGCATAAGTAGCCATGTACAGAAGGTCTGATCATTGGCAGTTTTATATCACTCATAACTTTTACCTCCGTAGTATTTTTCAAAAACATAGCATCTCTGGAGCTCCTTGAATCGTTATAGAATCCCTCCACTACAGGTGCTTGCAGACAGAACATTAAATTTCTCACTATAGTTTACATCCAAGCGCTCTTTACAAGCATTCTAAGATTCTTCCGCCAGATACGGATGTGAGAAACCTGAACGCTTGCGCAGATTCCATACTCCTATAAGTATATGAATTATCACCTGTAATTTCCAGATAGAGTTTATTATAGAAGTATTGCTAACGAACCTAACACACCTTAAAAGGCAGATCATCAACGGTTCCAAGATTTAACGAACTTCAGTAACGCTATTTCGTCATAAAAGGGCTTCCAAACCTTAAAAATTCAGCAAAACCGACAAAATAGCGTCTCTGTGATTCGTTAGATCTCAGATCTCGGCCAATGGGAGCGAATAGCGTGTGTCAGATTCATGACTACAAAATAACATAGCAAAGAGGATGTCCCCGTCATATTCATGACTTATCGGACATCCTCTTCGTTGAGCAAACACTCTATAATTTTATAGTTACGAGTTTACCGACAACTTTACTTCATCGACTCGGACAGCTCTGTGAAAATAATACCCAGCGCATACGCGCCAGCATCAGGGTAACCCAGACTACGATCACCGACGGTACCCGCGCGGCCCATACGTGCCACGATATCTTCGGTTTTCTTCGCACCTTCAACGGCTGCTGCTGCCCCTTTGGCAAATGCGGTTTTGAAGTCATCCCCAGACTCCGCACTTTGCGTCCAGGAATCGGCACATGGAACGAGTGCATCGATCAAAGTCTTGTCGCCTACAACGGCACCACGTCCGAAGGAACGCTCTCCAGTAGACTGAATTCCTTGCACGGCTGCATGCATCATCTCAGCAAATTCAGCAACGTTTAACTGCTGTTTATCCCCACCGCTTTGCCAGCCGCACGGAATGCCGAACCCCAGATTGGGCCGGATGCGCCGCCGCAATATTCCATGATGACCAAGGAACATGCATCCAGGAACGTTCCGATATCTGTTTTATGTTCGTTAATGATGTGATTCCATTCGCGCTTCAACTGACGGAAGCCTTTGGCCACACTCATACCGAAATCGCCATCACCGGCATGGGAATCCAGTTCACAGAATGGTACTTCATTCTTGATGATGATCTCACCCATTTTATCGATCAGATAGACGACATTATCCAGTGAAAATTGATTGCCTTGAATTACCGCAGCGGATGGATCTGTCTCCACTTCGTAAGATACCGGAGCGTCTTCACCTACAACAGCTTCCAGCGCTTCGGAATACGCCACTTGTGCTACTGGAGGACCGGACACTTTAAATGCCGGGGTATCACTTTCCTTGAACAACAGCGTCTTCAGTTCATCATCCAGTTTCAGGATCGTAACCGATGCCCCTGCCATATCGATGCTTGTCATGTAGTTGCCTACAAACGTAGTCGCGACCTTCAGACCTGCATGTCCTGCAAGCTCACGTTGAACGGAATTATTGAGCAGGTACAGTTCTTGCAGTGGCGTGGCACCAAAACCATTCACAAGCACCGCAATCTCAGCGGATGCATCCTTATCCAGCTTCATGTCTGCCAGCAACGCTTCAATCATACGTCCTGCCAATTCATCGGCAGATACG
Protein-coding sequences here:
- a CDS encoding DUF1963 domain-containing protein, which produces MTAEIPELLEQEIYYPAILVKSASPEVRDRLLQQVNTDDENRNHILLMLAHIGDDAVVQQFRHWRQSPPSWASELYVAPEHYTTEAGWELTKDGQRRELFTTPSYSLYKVKESEATNIAITGDSLSMLIPSTNCCPWCGGALTTLINMDVKHPALRDVSWHAERLQIQTCVICSSYGVVYMELDAAGEPLWSSHNVMPVGMDEIDLEDYGELAPDVGRQFRIANASRHAFHGSEWAMEPSLSQVGGHPGWVQDAEYPTCPCCSARMKAVAQLDWGEVEEYGEGMYYMFICEPCQMTAVSYQQS
- a CDS encoding alanyl-tRNA editing protein; translated protein: MTQKIYYDSAYTREWHTTITSKMDKEDGVYITLAETAFYPHGGGQPCDLGHIGGIAVLDVNIEDGEVWHKLERAPEQNEVQCELDWERRFDHMQQHTGQHLLSAMTLKLAEAMTLSFHLGTEYDTIDVAAAELGADQLTAIEQEVNRQIYRNARINTSWVTAEEAAQLPLVKQPTVTEDIRIVEIEGVEYNACGGTHVSATGEIGIIKLLKTEKVKGGTRIYFICGTRALNEFTSTQQVLNSIMVKLKTSKDELLERIEKMELEQKQLQTELNAVKTTNDAYYAEQLLAARQGLVIAQVFEDKSLKDMQNLAAKLTADHEGLVLFASISEAKVVLAQNGQPPEWACGPFFKGNLGAYQGKGGGSEKMAQAGFANSEDALAFYEFTKDQLGHH